The genomic segment ACTCCGTCGTCCTCAACAACGGCAAGGTGCTGCTGATCGCCGGCTCCGGCAACAGCGAGGAGATGTTCGAGGCGGGCACGTTCACCTCCGCGGTCTACGACCCGAAGAACGGCACGTACAAGCAGATCCCGACGCCGGACGACATGTTCTGCGCGGGCCACGTGCAACTGGACGACGGCCGTGTCCTCGTCATGAGCGGCAACAAGGCGTACCCGGCGGCGGACGGTTCGCACGGCTACGAGGGCTACAAGGACTCGTACATCTTCGACCCGGTCACCGAGACCTACAGCAAGACCAACGACATGAACGACGGCCACTGGTATCCGTCGGCGACGATCCTCGGCAACGGTGACGTCATCTCGTTCGGCGGTCTGCGCGAGGACTCCACCGGCTCGGTGGCGGCCGAACTGTGGTCGGACGCCGAGCAGAAGTGGCTGGAGCTCTGGAAGGTCAACCAGACCTGGTCGTACTGGGGCCTGTACCCGTCGATGATCCTCATGCAGGACGGCCGCCTCTTCTACTCCGGCAGCCATGTCTTCGGCAACAACATCCCCGGCACGGGCTCGGCGATCTACGACTACGGCGCCAACACGATCACCCAGGTCCCGGGTCTGCAGCGGAAGGACGAGCGTGACCAGTCCGCGAGCGTGCTGCTGCCCCCGGCCCAGGATCAGAAGGTGCTCACGCTCGGCGGCGGCAACATCGAGTCCAACCCCGAGGCGAACCGCCTGACGGACGTCATCGACCTGAAGGCCGCGAACCCGGCGTACGTCGCGGGCCCGCCGATACCGCAGGGCACGGTGGATCTGGGCAACGGGAAGGTCGCCCAGACGGGTAACCAGGGCAAGATGTACGTCTCGGCGGTGCTGTTGCCCGACGGCAAGGTGCTGGAGACGGGTGGCGCGCTGCACAACCGTGCCGACCCGGTGTTCGAGACATCGATCTACGACCCGGCGACCAACACGTTCGACCCGGTGGCGACGGACCCGGAGGAGCGCGGCTACCACTCCTCGGCCTTCCTCCTCCCCGACGGCCGCGTCATGACCACGGGCGACAACCCGGGCAACGGCACGTGGAACCACGACGTGTCGATCTACACCCCGCCGTACCTGTTGAAGGGCCCGCGACCGAAGATCACGTCGGTGATCGACAAGGAGTGGGTCTACGGCGACACGCAGCGCATCACCGTGGACCGGCCCATCGCCAAGGCGGAACTGATCCGTCCGGCGGCGGTGACCCACTCCTCCGACCCGAACCAGCGCTTCGTGGACCTGCCCCTTTCCGTCGACGGCAACAACATCGACCTGAACGTGACGAGCAATCCCAACCTGGCCCCGCCCGGCTGGTACATGCTCTTCGCGGTCGACGCCAACGGTGTCCCGTCGGTGGCGGAGTGGGTCCACCTCCAGGGCCCGACCGCCCTGGCCCAGGCCTCCGGCGACGCCCCCTCGGCCCACGTCCACGACTTCGCGGACGCCCCTGAGGGCAAGACCACGGGCCCCCTGAAGAAGACCAAGTCGAAAAAGGTCAGCCCCACGATCTCCGGCTGCGACCGCCACTACGGCACGGCGAACGTCTGCGTCCCGACCACCTTCCCGAAGGAGGTCAGCAAGACGACGGCGTCGCGGTGCGAGTGGCTGAGGGAGAACGACTACGGGCGCCTGAAGGTCAACGGCAGGGACGATCCGCTGAAGCTGGACCGGAACAGGGATGGTCTGGCGTGTGGGAAGGGTGATGTGAAGCGCCGCTGACGATCAATAGGGCGGCATGTTCGGCCCCGTGCCCGGTGGACAACCGCCGGGTACGGGGCCGTGTCGGTTACGCGCGACCGATGATGTGTGCGGCCCCGGGCGAGACTTGAACGGGTTGACGACAGTCCGGCGCGGCCGGGGGTACTGGTTGTCCGTCGAGGGCGCGGCAGAGGGCTGCGTGGAGGTGTTCGGCTTCGGCGAGGGTGAGGGTCAGGTCGGTGTCGGTCAGGTCTCCGCGGTCTCCGCCGGTACGGGTCAGCCGTAGCGGTACGGCGATCCGGTCGTCGTCGGTGCGGCGTACCGGCCGCCCGGGTGTGCGCACGATGGTCCAGCTCATGGTGTGGCCTCCCCGACTCTCCTGATGCGCGTGAGGCGGTACGTGCCCCACAGCCGCCGTCCGTCCTCGCACCCCTCCTGGGCCCTGGGGCTGCCCTTGCAGCCGTCGGCGCACGTGCGGGTGTGCTCGAACCACAGCCGGTAGGCGCGGAGCATGGGGGGCTCGACGCGCCGGGCGACGGCCCCGACCTGCCCTTCGGCCATCAGCTCACCTCCGCGAACTGTCGCGCCTGCCGGGCCCGTTGACGCGCCTCGGGGAGGATGAGGTAGGCGCCGACGAGAGTGCTGGCGATGTCGTCGTCGGCGATGGCGGGGAGTTCGGCAGGCGGCCACGGACATCGGCTTCTGCGGCGCCGGGCGCCGGCGAGGATGGCGGCCCAGATCTCGGGGGAGGGGTGGTGGGCGGGTAGGCCTGGCGCGGTAGCCGGTGCCGCGTCCGGTTCGTGGGCCGCGCGGTTGGGTTCAGGCGGCGGCCCGAAGAGCACTGTCCTCACCCGTACGAGTGCCCGTGATACAAGGTGCATTGTCGGTCTCCTAGTCAGATCGGCCATGCCCCGGGACCGTGACGGCGGTCGCCGGGGTCTGCCTTGCCCACTGTTGGGGCGTGGAGTGACTGCGTCGCGAAAGCGGTCCTGTGCGACACAAAAAAGACTGGACCGGTGGACCGGTCCAGTCAAGCGAAACGTCAGTTTCTCTACCTCATGGGGTAGTTGTCGACTTGCTCGAACACATGTGAGGCACTCACTCCCTCTTCGCAGACGAGCGGTCGATGATCCTGGTCGACGGCCACGTGCAGCACCACGGCCACCGCTGCCGGCTGCTCCACCTCCAGTAGACGGGCCTCTTCGTCATCGGCCAGCCGAACTGACGTCGTGTCCGTCCCCTCCGCCGGGATACGACCCGTCTCGCGTCGCACGTAGTGCGTGGTCCCCTCCGCGATGGGCCCCTTCATGGCCAGGCGCGGGGCCGCGTCAGCGATGACGGGCGGAAACCAGGCCGTTACCAGCGAGTGCGGGGAGCCGTCGTCGAGCAGTACGAGCCGGATTCTCCGCAGTGCCTTCTCGCCCGCCTTCAACTCCAA from the Streptomyces sp. NBC_00310 genome contains:
- a CDS encoding galactose oxidase-like domain-containing protein, whose amino-acid sequence is MNHLKSRLRFRSRPRRFRIRPRRRTALLAVGGLAAGLLLISPQSASAANLIQNPGFETAGTDGMPYCWEKSGWGDNDFTFTTVADAHSGTKAMKVELTRRVSGDRKALITESAACAPSVTVGKQYDLALWYKSTTPDTSVTLFRHDTTAGWQYWTDLKTLDMAASWTEATVRTPEIPAGTDRITWGVSVYGTGSVTTDDYTMDQVADPVPEPDCTGTAEECENGRWDVLPTQNPVRSMHSVVLNNGKVLLIAGSGNSEEMFEAGTFTSAVYDPKNGTYKQIPTPDDMFCAGHVQLDDGRVLVMSGNKAYPAADGSHGYEGYKDSYIFDPVTETYSKTNDMNDGHWYPSATILGNGDVISFGGLREDSTGSVAAELWSDAEQKWLELWKVNQTWSYWGLYPSMILMQDGRLFYSGSHVFGNNIPGTGSAIYDYGANTITQVPGLQRKDERDQSASVLLPPAQDQKVLTLGGGNIESNPEANRLTDVIDLKAANPAYVAGPPIPQGTVDLGNGKVAQTGNQGKMYVSAVLLPDGKVLETGGALHNRADPVFETSIYDPATNTFDPVATDPEERGYHSSAFLLPDGRVMTTGDNPGNGTWNHDVSIYTPPYLLKGPRPKITSVIDKEWVYGDTQRITVDRPIAKAELIRPAAVTHSSDPNQRFVDLPLSVDGNNIDLNVTSNPNLAPPGWYMLFAVDANGVPSVAEWVHLQGPTALAQASGDAPSAHVHDFADAPEGKTTGPLKKTKSKKVSPTISGCDRHYGTANVCVPTTFPKEVSKTTASRCEWLRENDYGRLKVNGRDDPLKLDRNRDGLACGKGDVKRR
- a CDS encoding GntR family transcriptional regulator; this translates as MPQLKYEQIAEDLRTRIANGEFGPGDLLPSGRDLAEQWDVSRATVVKAYDVLRNDGLVTARQGAGFVVAETPVARPAGARRAGSTRVTGGAPYRRIGVPDRTVPPPHVAEALELKAGEKALRRIRLVLLDDGSPHSLVTAWFPPVIADAAPRLAMKGPIAEGTTHYVRRETGRIPAEGTDTTSVRLADDEEARLLEVEQPAAVAVVLHVAVDQDHRPLVCEEGVSASHVFEQVDNYPMR